Proteins from one Myxococcus stipitatus genomic window:
- a CDS encoding serine/threonine-protein kinase — translation MSRPSDGDLDIDSVLRNTYKVVSLLGRGGMGSVYLAQHLRLPGKQVAVKVLRGGDHLTPEIFARFRREAEIASRLGHPNIVEVLDYDTLEDGTPFLVLEFLRGESLQARLERGRLPLSDVMSFARQMGSALQAAHAAGIVHRDLKPANVFLIPTDSGGVVAERLKLLDFGISKVLDSGTVQTQEATLIGTPQYMSPEQAQGRNKEIDARTDIFAFGCIVYEMMTGTPAFGAGGIAQMIFRVVYEPPEPLAPLCPEAPPHAIAAVDRALAKKAEERYPDVAAFVADLTGAPLQTLTPSAGTHSLGARASASPSGVALPSEGPPSLSSTLPPGSGARPVPEHAFDATMAPGTGRTSGIQPRAPDASGGTGQMGLVQPQPAAFASGGTGQMGLVQPQPAAFASGGTGQMGLVQPQPAALMDPPGLEPTLISKQVAAISPPVAAVAPHTVVPVPVPTVPPVATTPVPAAVVAPPPVAATPAKRAPVAAIVVAGLVVVAGVGFWATRPSGATTPQGGVTPAPTPTTTQVAANTAPAAQPTVTPTTAPANPGPGDEPHTSPEVAPPSALPTVATTTTNPAPPPTRPVVRAEVPEKLSDDVRKLLDDAERALTGGDTEEAIRLARSSQRREPKNIPQASYSLLTRAFCRQGDLSNAKAQWPKVTRAEQSKVRKYCKQHDIEL, via the coding sequence ATGAGCCGACCGTCCGACGGTGACCTCGACATCGACTCGGTCCTGAGAAACACCTACAAGGTCGTCTCCCTCCTGGGGCGCGGGGGGATGGGCTCCGTCTATCTGGCCCAGCACCTGCGCCTGCCTGGAAAGCAGGTCGCGGTGAAGGTGCTGCGCGGCGGCGACCACCTGACGCCCGAAATCTTCGCGCGCTTCCGGCGCGAGGCCGAAATCGCCTCCCGGCTGGGACACCCCAACATCGTCGAGGTGCTCGACTACGACACCCTCGAGGACGGCACCCCGTTCCTCGTGCTGGAGTTCCTGCGCGGCGAGAGCCTCCAGGCGCGGCTCGAGCGGGGGCGGCTGCCGCTGTCGGACGTCATGTCCTTCGCCCGGCAGATGGGCTCCGCGCTCCAGGCCGCGCACGCGGCGGGCATCGTCCACCGCGACCTCAAGCCCGCCAACGTCTTCCTCATCCCCACCGACTCCGGCGGCGTGGTGGCCGAGCGGCTCAAGCTGCTCGACTTCGGCATCTCCAAGGTCCTCGACTCGGGGACGGTGCAGACCCAGGAGGCGACGCTCATCGGCACGCCGCAGTACATGTCGCCGGAGCAGGCCCAGGGCCGCAACAAGGAGATCGACGCGCGCACGGACATCTTCGCGTTCGGCTGCATCGTCTACGAGATGATGACCGGCACGCCCGCCTTCGGCGCTGGCGGCATCGCGCAGATGATCTTCCGCGTCGTCTACGAGCCGCCCGAGCCCCTCGCGCCGCTGTGCCCGGAGGCGCCGCCGCACGCCATCGCCGCGGTGGACCGCGCGCTCGCCAAGAAGGCCGAGGAGCGCTACCCCGACGTCGCCGCCTTCGTCGCGGACCTGACCGGTGCTCCGCTCCAGACGCTCACGCCGTCCGCGGGGACGCACTCGCTGGGCGCGCGCGCCAGCGCCTCGCCCTCCGGCGTCGCCCTGCCTTCCGAGGGCCCGCCGTCCCTGTCCTCCACGCTGCCGCCAGGTTCCGGCGCGCGCCCCGTCCCCGAGCACGCCTTCGACGCGACGATGGCCCCCGGCACCGGGCGCACCAGCGGCATCCAACCGCGGGCCCCGGACGCGTCCGGTGGCACCGGGCAGATGGGCCTCGTCCAGCCCCAGCCCGCCGCGTTCGCGTCCGGTGGCACCGGGCAGATGGGCCTCGTCCAGCCCCAGCCCGCCGCGTTCGCGTCCGGTGGCACCGGGCAGATGGGCCTCGTCCAGCCCCAGCCCGCCGCGCTGATGGACCCGCCGGGCCTGGAGCCCACGCTCATCTCCAAGCAGGTCGCCGCCATCAGCCCGCCCGTGGCCGCCGTCGCCCCGCACACGGTGGTGCCCGTCCCCGTGCCCACCGTGCCGCCGGTCGCCACGACGCCGGTCCCCGCCGCCGTGGTCGCGCCGCCCCCGGTCGCCGCGACGCCAGCCAAGCGCGCGCCCGTGGCCGCCATCGTCGTGGCCGGCCTCGTCGTCGTCGCGGGCGTGGGCTTCTGGGCCACGCGTCCCTCCGGCGCCACGACCCCACAGGGCGGCGTGACTCCCGCCCCCACGCCCACGACGACGCAGGTGGCCGCGAACACCGCGCCTGCAGCCCAGCCCACCGTCACGCCCACGACGGCCCCCGCGAACCCGGGCCCCGGTGACGAGCCGCACACCAGCCCGGAGGTCGCGCCACCGAGCGCCCTGCCCACCGTCGCCACGACGACGACGAACCCGGCTCCGCCGCCCACGCGCCCCGTCGTCCGCGCGGAGGTGCCGGAGAAGTTGTCGGACGATGTTCGTAAGCTCCTGGACGACGCGGAGCGTGCCCTCACGGGCGGAGACACGGAGGAAGCCATCCGGTTGGCGCGCAGCAGCCAGCGAAGGGAACCCAAGAACATCCCCCAGGCGTCCTACTCGCTGCTCACCCGGGCCTTCTGCCGTCAGGGGGACCTGAGCAACGCGAAGGCCCAGTGGCCCAAGGTCACCCGGGCCGAGCAGTCCAAGGTCCGGAAGTACTGCAAGCAGCACGACATCGAGCTCTGA
- a CDS encoding nucleoside deaminase, whose product MRTEETRFLHQAIEAARRAGARGNQPFGAVLVDEAGKVLLEGENTAVTERDCTGHAESNLMREATKRFSQEVLARSTMYTSTEPCAMCAGAIFWGGVGRVVFALSSAEFGKMVGDKRDGLFMSCREVLERGSRPTQVEGPVDLKEARDVHAGFWT is encoded by the coding sequence ATGCGAACCGAGGAGACGCGATTCCTTCACCAGGCCATCGAGGCGGCGCGCCGCGCCGGCGCCAGGGGCAACCAGCCCTTCGGAGCGGTGTTGGTGGACGAGGCCGGCAAGGTGCTGCTGGAGGGCGAGAACACGGCGGTCACCGAGCGGGACTGCACCGGCCACGCCGAGTCCAACCTCATGCGGGAGGCGACGAAGCGCTTCTCCCAGGAGGTGCTCGCCCGGAGCACGATGTACACGAGCACGGAGCCCTGCGCGATGTGCGCGGGGGCCATCTTCTGGGGCGGCGTGGGCCGCGTCGTCTTCGCGCTGTCGTCGGCGGAGTTCGGGAAGATGGTGGGTGACAAGCGGGACGGCCTGTTCATGTCGTGCCGCGAGGTGCTCGAACGGGGCAGCCGCCCCACGCAGGTCGAGGGTCCCGTGGACCTGAAGGAAGCGCGCGACGTGCACGCGGGCTTCTGGACGTAG
- a CDS encoding vWA domain-containing protein, which translates to MGHEKPVEPFSDLHVEEGLVRAVLLHDPTVEGLDVAIYMDASGSMQEEYEYKRPNRSFLEWLRGAPLKDPANQVEPQVQWMLEYLATKDRNGMLRVAYWACGNGGKDVEVVGELKGVDVKQYKFPGAKKLGGHTFLTPALKDYVRYLKEQVPQGARRGCAVIVTDGQLHDAEDVERFSAQVARDIVAGRLPRLNFVLVGVGDGVDEKQLERIAHQEYPGVGHLWCHRIAEEISQVAELVAVLVDENMTVAAGGTIYDDKGKVLKTYEGRLPAVLEFEVPEGTESFTLEVNGQRFTQPLPDDDHHDEDEDHH; encoded by the coding sequence ATGGGACACGAGAAGCCGGTCGAGCCGTTTTCGGACCTTCACGTCGAGGAGGGGTTGGTGCGCGCGGTGCTGCTGCACGACCCCACGGTGGAGGGCCTGGACGTCGCCATCTACATGGACGCGTCAGGCAGCATGCAGGAGGAGTACGAGTACAAGCGACCCAATCGCTCCTTCCTGGAGTGGCTGCGCGGCGCGCCGCTGAAGGACCCCGCCAACCAGGTCGAGCCGCAGGTGCAGTGGATGCTCGAGTACCTGGCCACCAAGGACCGCAACGGCATGTTGCGCGTGGCGTACTGGGCCTGCGGCAACGGCGGCAAGGACGTGGAGGTCGTCGGCGAGCTGAAGGGCGTGGACGTGAAGCAGTACAAGTTCCCGGGCGCGAAGAAGCTCGGCGGACACACGTTCCTGACGCCCGCGCTGAAGGACTACGTGCGCTACCTCAAGGAGCAGGTGCCCCAGGGCGCGCGGCGCGGCTGCGCGGTCATCGTCACGGATGGCCAGCTCCATGACGCGGAGGACGTGGAGCGCTTCTCCGCGCAGGTGGCGCGCGACATCGTCGCGGGCAGGCTGCCCCGGCTGAACTTCGTGCTGGTGGGCGTGGGCGACGGCGTCGACGAGAAGCAGCTCGAGCGCATCGCCCACCAGGAGTACCCGGGCGTGGGTCACCTGTGGTGCCACCGCATCGCGGAGGAGATCAGCCAGGTCGCGGAGCTGGTGGCGGTGCTGGTGGACGAGAACATGACGGTGGCCGCCGGCGGCACCATCTACGACGACAAGGGCAAGGTGCTGAAGACGTACGAGGGCCGGCTGCCGGCGGTGCTGGAGTTCGAGGTCCCCGAGGGGACGGAGAGCTTCACCCTGGAGGTGAACGGCCAGCGCTTCACGCAGCCCCTGCCGGACGACGACCACCACGACGAAGACGAGGACCATCACTGA
- a CDS encoding vWA domain-containing protein: MAGHEVIVRPFSDVHRMGNKVVATLLHDPTVEGLDVALYMDGSASMEDEYGPRGVLAKLAPVKNLVEPQMRWMLEYLASKDRDGQVRVAYWATGDGSQLEEVGSLSAAQAKDFRFPGPRFYGKATVMLPVLRDFVAHMKQQVQTGARRGLAVIITDSQLSDGNDVRAYATQVAKEIAAGRLPRMSFVFVGVGDQVDEEQMEEISHETYPGVGHLWCHRIADRMEEMAELVAVLVDETMTVAAGGTLYDEQGKVLKAYEGRLPAVLEFEVPATCKAFTLEVAGQRFTQPIPEEHEDEDHHDEDEEEPEPVRAPSPAPGRKHGGHRH; this comes from the coding sequence ATGGCGGGCCACGAAGTCATCGTCCGTCCGTTCTCGGACGTGCATCGCATGGGCAACAAGGTCGTGGCCACGCTGCTGCACGACCCCACGGTGGAGGGGCTGGACGTGGCCCTCTACATGGACGGCTCCGCCAGCATGGAGGACGAGTACGGTCCTCGCGGCGTGCTGGCGAAGCTGGCCCCGGTGAAGAACCTGGTCGAGCCGCAGATGCGGTGGATGCTCGAGTATCTGGCGAGCAAGGACCGGGACGGCCAGGTCCGCGTCGCGTACTGGGCGACGGGGGATGGCAGCCAGTTGGAGGAGGTGGGCTCGCTCTCCGCGGCGCAGGCCAAGGACTTCCGCTTCCCGGGGCCGCGCTTCTACGGCAAGGCGACCGTGATGCTGCCGGTGCTGCGCGACTTCGTGGCGCACATGAAGCAGCAGGTGCAGACGGGCGCGCGCCGGGGGTTGGCGGTCATCATCACCGACTCGCAGCTGTCGGACGGCAACGACGTGCGGGCCTACGCCACCCAGGTGGCGAAGGAGATCGCCGCCGGACGGCTGCCGCGCATGAGCTTCGTCTTCGTGGGCGTGGGCGACCAGGTCGACGAGGAGCAGATGGAGGAGATCTCCCACGAGACGTATCCGGGCGTGGGCCATCTGTGGTGTCACCGCATCGCCGACCGCATGGAGGAGATGGCGGAGCTGGTGGCCGTGCTGGTGGACGAGACGATGACGGTGGCCGCGGGCGGCACCCTCTACGACGAGCAGGGCAAGGTCCTGAAGGCGTATGAGGGACGGCTGCCCGCGGTGCTCGAGTTCGAGGTGCCGGCCACGTGCAAGGCCTTCACCCTGGAGGTGGCGGGGCAGCGCTTCACCCAGCCCATCCCCGAGGAGCACGAGGACGAGGACCACCACGACGAGGACGAAGAGGAGCCCGAGCCGGTCCGAGCCCCCTCCCCCGCCCCGGGTCGCAAGCACGGCGGCCACCGCCACTGA